From Micromonospora nigra, one genomic window encodes:
- a CDS encoding adenylosuccinate synthase has protein sequence MPAIVLIGAQWGDEGKGKVTDQLGERVDYVVRYSGGNNAGHTVITPDGQKYALHLMPSGALSPSAMIVIGNGVVVDPKVLLAEIDGLAERGVDVSRLRISGDAHLIMPHHRALDRVVERYLGSARIGTTGRGIGPAYGDKVARMGIRVQDLLDPGILRKKLELALREKNQLLFKIYNRKAIDVDATIEEYLAYAERLKPYIAETRVMLWDALDRGETVLLEGAQATMLDMDHGTYPFVTSSNPTAGGACVGAGIPPTAISRVIAVSKAYTTRVGSGPFPTELFDDNGQHLRKIGHEYGTTTGRERRCGWFDAVVARYACRLNGVTDLVITKLDVLTGLPKVPICVGYEINGERFDEMPMTQTDFHHATPIYEEHDGWWEDITKARSDEDLPDNARRYIARVEELCGTRVSVVGVGPGREENVTRHPLLP, from the coding sequence ATGCCAGCGATCGTGCTCATCGGCGCTCAGTGGGGCGACGAGGGCAAGGGCAAGGTTACCGACCAGCTCGGTGAGCGGGTCGACTACGTCGTGCGCTACTCCGGCGGCAACAACGCCGGGCACACGGTGATCACGCCGGACGGGCAGAAGTACGCGCTGCACCTGATGCCCTCGGGGGCGCTGTCACCCAGCGCGATGATCGTCATCGGGAACGGTGTGGTCGTCGACCCGAAGGTGCTGCTCGCCGAGATCGACGGGCTCGCCGAGCGGGGCGTGGACGTGTCCCGGCTGCGCATCTCCGGCGACGCGCACCTGATCATGCCGCACCACCGGGCGCTGGACCGGGTGGTCGAGCGGTACCTGGGCAGCGCGCGGATCGGCACCACCGGCCGGGGCATCGGCCCCGCGTACGGCGACAAGGTCGCCCGGATGGGCATCCGGGTGCAGGACCTGCTCGACCCGGGCATCCTGCGCAAGAAGCTGGAACTCGCACTGCGCGAGAAGAACCAGCTGCTGTTCAAGATCTACAACCGTAAGGCGATCGACGTCGACGCCACCATCGAGGAGTACCTGGCGTACGCCGAGCGGCTCAAGCCGTACATCGCCGAGACGCGGGTGATGCTCTGGGACGCGCTCGACCGTGGCGAGACGGTGCTGCTGGAGGGTGCCCAGGCCACCATGCTCGACATGGACCACGGCACGTACCCCTTCGTCACCTCGTCGAACCCGACGGCCGGCGGGGCGTGCGTGGGCGCGGGCATCCCGCCGACCGCGATCAGCAGGGTGATCGCGGTCAGCAAGGCGTACACCACGCGGGTGGGTTCCGGCCCGTTCCCCACGGAGCTGTTCGACGACAACGGCCAGCACCTGCGCAAGATCGGCCACGAGTACGGCACCACCACCGGCCGGGAGCGCCGCTGCGGCTGGTTCGACGCGGTGGTGGCCCGGTACGCCTGCCGCCTCAACGGTGTCACGGACCTGGTGATCACCAAGCTGGACGTGCTGACCGGCCTGCCGAAGGTGCCGATCTGCGTCGGCTACGAGATCAACGGCGAGCGGTTCGACGAGATGCCGATGACGCAGACCGACTTCCACCACGCCACGCCGATCTACGAGGAGCACGACGGCTGGTGGGAGGACATCACGAAGGCCAGGAGCGACGAGGACCTCCCGGACAACGCCCGTCGCTACATCGCCCGCGTCGAGGAACTCTGCGGCACCCGCGTCAGCGTGGTCGGCGTCGGCCCGGGCCGCGAGGAGAACGTCACCCGCCACCCCCTCCTCCCCTGA